The following proteins are encoded in a genomic region of Acidobacteriota bacterium:
- a CDS encoding RidA family protein: protein MKGFLLALVVLSFVLTANGQVKRAVESIDAPKAIGPYSQAVVANGFVFTAGQIGTDPKTGTLVEGGIAEQTEQVLKNLEAVLKASGSGFDQVVKTTVFLADMNDFAKMNEVYAKRFAKPFPARSTVQVARLPRDAKVEVEVVALVRTESGSDRSK, encoded by the coding sequence ATGAAGGGGTTTCTGCTTGCTTTGGTGGTTTTGTCGTTTGTTCTTACAGCTAACGGTCAGGTAAAACGAGCCGTTGAGTCGATCGATGCACCCAAAGCTATCGGGCCGTATTCGCAAGCCGTTGTGGCGAATGGATTCGTATTCACTGCAGGGCAGATCGGAACGGACCCGAAGACGGGAACGCTCGTAGAAGGCGGAATAGCCGAGCAGACCGAGCAGGTTTTGAAGAATCTTGAGGCTGTTTTGAAAGCGTCAGGCAGCGGTTTCGATCAGGTTGTTAAGACGACTGTTTTCCTTGCGGACATGAACGATTTTGCGAAGATGAACGAGGTTTACGCTAAACGATTTGCCAAGCCGTTCCCGGCACGTTCAACGGTTCAAGTCGCGAGGCTGCCGCGAGATGCGAAGGTCGAGGTCGAAGTGGTGGCTCTTGTCAGAACCGAGAGCGGTAGCGATCGGTCGAAATAG
- a CDS encoding nicotinamide mononucleotide transporter, with translation MQYYGIDWLATVAGLTGVYLIGSKNKYGFLIMMIASLSWMTVGFMIGSLALILGSAVFFSLHVRGWVKWRREARESMML, from the coding sequence ATGCAATATTACGGCATAGATTGGCTCGCGACGGTTGCCGGGTTGACCGGTGTTTATCTGATCGGGAGCAAGAACAAATACGGTTTTCTGATCATGATGATCGCGAGTCTTAGTTGGATGACTGTGGGTTTTATGATCGGGAGTCTGGCGTTGATCCTTGGCAGTGCAGTGTTCTTTTCGCTGCACGTTCGCGGCTGGGTCAAATGGAGAAGAGAAGCGCGTGAGAGCATGATGCTATGA
- a CDS encoding PBP1A family penicillin-binding protein gives MARDVKKLRSTEVVSEPAKRSGLSTITLMLTALLLALSAGAMTGVLASYYLNNSRYSVEVSALATYRPPQVTTIYADDGETVLAEFALEKRIPIKIQDVPDKVTDALLAIEDYRFRDHIGIDPYRIVGAVVKNFTSDKTEGASTITQQLAKNLFLYKDKTYTRKVNEWAVALQIERLYTKDQILEMYMNYVFLGAGSYGFEAGSRTYFGKSLKDLTLDEAALLAAIPKSPEYSPTRNRAKALERRNIVLDQMTKYFPEKYPADEVAAAKAKDIKLADTAYYQSQPKSTAWDYPVEDIRKYLEEKYTTRVAQGGLKVYTTINVNAQKIATASIRERLRAYDRGRAWRSDYKNILLDEDEQPLTDEKEIQKTLETFKHADWYGDEYKEGEYIKGLVMKANPASDEVGVRFGRYKAIVRAGNMGRSGKRPVAELKPGFLAEFLVKKVNADNQTLEVELQQVPEVQASLVCINSHNGEVVAMVGGYDFHTSKFNNATQGLRQTGSAYKPFIYTAAVEDGMTPDSIVSGAPIKRGGWTPTNYGGAPSHPNVPMKIALAKSYNIAAVHLLDQVGIQAGGQMVRRFGITNPMAPSLPSALGASEASLLEMTSAYSVFPNKGIRMTPHLIRKVYNRDGTLLEEYDGGSSKVTSEYVALTMVKMMRGVVQGGGTATGASAAGFPLAGKTGTVNNETDVWFIGYTPTYVTGIWMGNPLRKSSLGAGMTGGHGAVPYFNAFMNVFMKGKPRDSFPEPPPMPSDIKNLAERNKREELEKLSEADLKARQSGVAMPNPKVNTDPVLLPPDKVGGDTTPGTPDTKPNTPADTGPTIRRPDVKPPVTKPDPPAEKPAGEKRKGKKGDG, from the coding sequence ATGGCCAGAGATGTAAAGAAATTGAGAAGTACCGAGGTCGTGTCAGAACCGGCGAAACGGAGCGGTCTTTCTACCATAACCTTGATGTTGACGGCGTTGCTTTTGGCTTTGTCGGCCGGTGCAATGACGGGTGTTCTAGCATCATATTATCTCAATAACTCGCGATATTCGGTCGAGGTTTCGGCACTCGCTACATATCGTCCGCCGCAGGTAACCACAATTTACGCGGACGACGGCGAGACCGTTCTTGCCGAATTTGCGCTTGAGAAACGCATTCCGATAAAGATACAGGATGTGCCGGACAAGGTGACCGATGCTTTGCTTGCGATCGAGGACTATCGATTTCGCGACCACATTGGCATCGATCCGTATCGTATCGTCGGGGCCGTGGTAAAAAATTTCACTTCAGACAAGACCGAAGGTGCATCGACCATCACACAACAGTTGGCTAAGAACCTGTTCCTCTACAAAGATAAGACCTATACCCGCAAGGTGAACGAATGGGCCGTCGCCCTACAGATCGAGCGGCTTTACACGAAAGATCAGATCCTCGAGATGTATATGAATTATGTATTTCTCGGAGCGGGTTCATATGGTTTTGAGGCTGGTTCGCGCACATATTTCGGTAAATCGTTAAAGGATCTTACGCTTGACGAAGCGGCACTGCTGGCTGCGATCCCGAAATCGCCTGAGTATTCACCGACCCGCAATCGTGCGAAAGCTCTGGAACGAAGAAATATTGTTCTCGATCAGATGACAAAGTATTTTCCCGAGAAATATCCGGCCGACGAAGTCGCGGCAGCAAAGGCTAAGGACATCAAGCTTGCCGATACGGCCTATTACCAGTCGCAGCCAAAATCGACCGCCTGGGATTATCCCGTCGAAGACATCCGAAAATATCTGGAAGAAAAATACACTACCCGTGTCGCTCAGGGCGGGCTAAAGGTATATACGACGATCAATGTCAATGCCCAGAAGATCGCTACGGCCTCGATCCGCGAACGGCTTCGAGCCTACGACCGCGGTCGGGCATGGCGTTCGGACTACAAAAATATTTTGCTCGACGAAGACGAGCAGCCGTTGACCGACGAAAAGGAGATCCAAAAGACCTTGGAAACGTTCAAACATGCTGATTGGTACGGCGACGAGTATAAAGAGGGCGAGTACATTAAAGGACTTGTGATGAAGGCAAATCCCGCTTCGGACGAGGTCGGCGTGCGTTTTGGGCGTTACAAGGCGATCGTGCGGGCCGGTAATATGGGCCGAAGCGGCAAACGGCCGGTGGCAGAGTTAAAGCCCGGATTCTTGGCCGAATTCCTGGTTAAGAAAGTCAACGCTGATAATCAAACGCTCGAGGTCGAGCTCCAGCAAGTGCCTGAGGTTCAAGCTTCGCTTGTTTGTATCAATTCACATAACGGTGAGGTCGTCGCGATGGTCGGCGGCTACGATTTTCACACAAGCAAATTCAATAATGCGACGCAAGGATTGCGGCAGACCGGTTCGGCGTATAAGCCGTTTATCTACACAGCGGCTGTCGAAGACGGTATGACGCCTGATTCGATCGTCAGCGGTGCACCGATCAAACGCGGCGGCTGGACGCCGACGAACTACGGCGGTGCTCCGAGCCACCCGAATGTGCCGATGAAGATCGCGCTGGCAAAATCGTACAATATTGCTGCGGTGCATTTGCTCGATCAAGTCGGAATTCAGGCCGGCGGTCAAATGGTGCGCCGGTTTGGCATTACCAATCCGATGGCCCCAAGCTTGCCTTCTGCGCTCGGAGCGAGCGAGGCTTCGCTGCTCGAGATGACATCGGCATATTCCGTATTCCCTAATAAGGGTATACGAATGACGCCGCACCTTATCCGCAAGGTCTATAACCGCGATGGTACGCTTCTGGAAGAGTACGACGGGGGAAGTTCGAAGGTGACAAGCGAGTACGTTGCCCTGACGATGGTCAAGATGATGCGCGGTGTCGTTCAAGGCGGCGGAACTGCCACAGGCGCAAGTGCGGCCGGGTTTCCGTTGGCCGGGAAGACCGGAACCGTTAATAATGAAACGGACGTTTGGTTCATCGGATATACGCCGACGTATGTGACCGGAATATGGATGGGCAACCCGCTGCGAAAATCATCGCTCGGTGCTGGAATGACCGGCGGGCACGGTGCCGTCCCGTACTTCAACGCATTCATGAATGTGTTCATGAAGGGTAAACCGCGCGACAGTTTCCCCGAACCGCCGCCGATGCCCAGTGATATCAAGAATCTCGCCGAACGCAACAAACGCGAGGAACTGGAGAAACTGAGCGAAGCTGACCTCAAGGCTCGCCAATCGGGCGTCGCGATGCCGAATCCGAAAGTGAACACCGACCCTGTACTATTACCGCCGGATAAGGTTGGCGGTGATACAACGCCGGGAACGCCTGATACAAAACCAAACACGCCGGCGGACACAGGTCCGACGATCAGGCGTCCGGACGTCAAACCTCCGGTCACAAAACCTGATCCGCCTGCAGAGAAACCAGCCGGAGAAAAGCGAAAGGGTAAGAAAGGCGACGGTTAA
- the sufC gene encoding Fe-S cluster assembly ATPase SufC, which produces MRLRNKKMLLEVKDLHAGIDGKEILKGLNLQVKKGEVHAIMGPNGSGKSTLSKVLAGHPSYEVTSGEVLFEGKNLLELDPDERAREGVFMAFQYPVEVPGVSNSQFLRLAYNQKAIHHGLEELDPLEFNDYLKEKAKVVDMDPQFFKRSVNEGFSGGEKKRNEILQMAVLEPKLAILDETDSGLDIDALRIVAEGVNTLRSSENAIILVTHYQRLLNYIQPDFVHVLASGKIVKEGGKELALELEEKGYDWVKGAAGN; this is translated from the coding sequence ATAAGGTTGCGAAATAAAAAAATGTTATTAGAAGTTAAAGATCTGCACGCCGGCATCGACGGCAAAGAAATATTAAAAGGGCTGAACCTCCAGGTCAAAAAGGGCGAGGTTCACGCCATAATGGGGCCGAACGGCTCGGGTAAATCGACGTTGTCAAAGGTCCTGGCCGGGCATCCGAGCTATGAAGTGACCTCGGGCGAGGTTCTTTTCGAAGGCAAAAACCTGCTCGAACTCGATCCGGACGAGCGCGCACGCGAAGGCGTATTCATGGCGTTTCAGTATCCGGTCGAGGTTCCGGGCGTTTCGAATTCGCAGTTTTTGCGACTTGCCTACAACCAAAAAGCGATCCACCACGGCCTCGAAGAACTCGATCCGCTCGAATTCAACGATTACCTGAAGGAAAAAGCGAAAGTCGTCGATATGGATCCGCAGTTTTTCAAGCGTTCGGTCAACGAAGGCTTCTCGGGCGGCGAGAAAAAGCGTAACGAGATACTGCAAATGGCGGTGCTCGAACCAAAACTCGCGATCCTCGACGAGACCGATTCGGGCCTAGATATTGACGCTCTGCGTATCGTCGCCGAGGGCGTGAATACGTTGCGCAGCAGCGAGAACGCGATAATTCTCGTTACACATTACCAGCGTTTGCTCAACTATATACAGCCCGATTTTGTCCACGTTCTCGCCTCGGGCAAGATCGTCAAAGAAGGCGGCAAGGAACTGGCTCTCGAACTCGAGGAAAAGGGTTACGACTGGGTCAAAGGAGCCGCAGGCAATTAG
- a CDS encoding Rrf2 family transcriptional regulator: MKISAQEEYGLRCLVQLASLPDGESLTLPQIAELEGISTANAGKLMWLLNKADFVHSTRGTKGGYSLARPAEEIKLNEIIKVLDEDVMTKHCDSYTGVLDSCVHKGDCGIRPVIVGLHEIVENALSRITLAQMVGTERTVDAMFHSIQGIHRTIEAQRI, translated from the coding sequence ATGAAAATTTCGGCGCAAGAGGAATATGGGCTAAGGTGTCTGGTGCAGCTCGCGAGTTTACCCGACGGTGAGAGCCTGACGCTGCCGCAGATCGCAGAGCTTGAGGGCATCTCGACGGCAAATGCCGGCAAGCTGATGTGGCTGCTCAACAAGGCTGATTTTGTGCATTCGACACGCGGCACTAAGGGCGGCTATTCGCTGGCTCGTCCCGCTGAGGAGATCAAGCTCAACGAGATCATCAAGGTGCTCGACGAAGACGTGATGACCAAGCACTGCGACAGCTATACGGGCGTGCTCGACAGCTGCGTGCACAAAGGCGATTGCGGCATCCGTCCGGTGATCGTTGGCCTCCATGAGATCGTCGAAAATGCGTTGTCCCGCATCACGCTCGCCCAGATGGTCGGCACCGAGCGCACGGTCGATGCCATGTTTCACAGCATCCAGGGAATCCATCGAACGATCGAAGCTCAGAGGATCTGA
- a CDS encoding TlpA family protein disulfide reductase: protein MKSFLAFVILLFGLSAAIGQNEQAPIVEKEITYKNWTYKSIRTGEEVDLRDAAAGKKLVIVVYYAPWCGNWRFDAPMLKRLYEKYKGDGLEIIAVGEYDPLASMKTNLETLKIPFPAVYESENRTEKQKTLHYRYRTMTGDFRGWGSPWYIFLEPAKFEKKGDTLVNRTHVINGEMIEAEGEKFIREKLALPAVETKGAVADNGKVEVCDPDKPTAITLKKP, encoded by the coding sequence ATGAAAAGTTTTTTGGCATTTGTGATCTTATTGTTCGGACTATCCGCTGCGATTGGTCAGAATGAACAGGCTCCGATCGTTGAGAAGGAGATCACCTACAAAAACTGGACCTACAAGAGTATTCGGACCGGCGAAGAAGTGGATCTGCGTGATGCCGCCGCCGGGAAAAAGCTTGTTATCGTGGTCTATTACGCTCCGTGGTGCGGCAATTGGCGATTCGATGCCCCGATGCTCAAGCGGCTTTATGAAAAGTACAAAGGCGACGGACTCGAGATCATCGCGGTTGGCGAGTACGATCCGCTTGCCTCGATGAAAACAAATCTGGAAACGCTTAAGATCCCGTTTCCTGCGGTCTACGAATCAGAAAACAGAACAGAAAAACAAAAGACGCTTCATTATAGATACCGGACTATGACCGGCGATTTTCGCGGTTGGGGCTCACCTTGGTACATATTCCTGGAGCCCGCTAAGTTCGAGAAAAAGGGCGATACGCTCGTCAATAGAACGCACGTTATAAACGGTGAAATGATCGAGGCCGAAGGCGAGAAATTCATCCGGGAAAAGCTCGCCCTGCCCGCGGTCGAAACAAAAGGTGCTGTCGCTGACAACGGAAAGGTCGAGGTCTGCGATCCCGACAAACCAACAGCAATAACGCTGAAGAAACCTTAG
- a CDS encoding ribonuclease Z encodes MKLVVLGSGTSVPHPKRSSSAFWVETSGGSILLDCSPSAPFRLAQENLDWADLDAIWISHFHIDHCGGLGAFLFGTKYAPQTQTRRKPLRIFGPVGLKGLFERMDGVNNYGLLEQPFPVEIVEVEPLEKFEILSGIDAAALKSPHTDESLALYLRDGETTLVFSADTGPSLPLAAFANQVDLFILECSFVKSKPVEKHLELAEAIYLIRKAKPKRAMLTHFYPEWDDVDFNEELKRFEPLCEVIEAVDGSIVEL; translated from the coding sequence ATGAAATTGGTCGTACTCGGTTCTGGCACATCCGTTCCGCATCCGAAGCGCAGCAGCTCGGCGTTTTGGGTCGAGACTTCCGGCGGGAGCATTCTGCTCGATTGCTCGCCTTCCGCACCGTTCCGGCTTGCTCAGGAGAACCTGGATTGGGCGGATCTCGACGCGATCTGGATCTCGCATTTCCACATCGACCACTGCGGCGGTCTCGGGGCGTTTCTTTTCGGGACGAAGTATGCTCCGCAGACGCAAACAAGACGAAAACCGCTGCGGATATTCGGGCCCGTCGGTCTGAAAGGTCTGTTCGAGAGAATGGACGGGGTCAATAATTATGGTCTGCTTGAACAGCCGTTTCCGGTCGAGATCGTCGAGGTCGAGCCGCTGGAGAAATTTGAGATACTCAGTGGAATTGACGCCGCGGCGTTAAAATCGCCGCATACGGACGAAAGCCTCGCACTTTACCTCCGCGACGGTGAAACGACGCTCGTCTTTTCTGCCGACACCGGGCCGTCGCTGCCGCTGGCCGCATTCGCGAATCAGGTCGACCTTTTCATCCTCGAGTGCTCGTTCGTCAAAAGCAAGCCCGTAGAAAAGCACCTCGAACTCGCTGAGGCGATCTATCTCATCCGCAAGGCAAAACCAAAACGCGCGATGCTCACGCATTTTTATCCCGAATGGGACGATGTAGATTTCAACGAAGAGTTAAAGAGATTTGAACCGCTATGCGAGGTGATCGAGGCTGTGGACGGATCAATAGTTGAACTATAG
- a CDS encoding GNAT family N-acetyltransferase: MPKTKKASLPEVRLATERDSEKIADVVRRAFGTYRENYTSAAMVVVTPEADEFTRRLDVGPQWVVELDGDIVGTVSVTVEEGDLYVKTMAVDPSVQGRGIAHLLMNAIDEYARTTTHDRIFLYTTYFSVGAKELYEKHGYNWVRDTPPEEWYGVPGLEMEKIL, from the coding sequence GTGCCGAAGACGAAAAAAGCATCACTGCCTGAGGTTCGGCTCGCTACCGAACGCGATTCTGAGAAGATTGCCGATGTCGTGCGGCGGGCTTTCGGTACGTATCGCGAGAACTACACGTCAGCGGCAATGGTTGTTGTCACGCCCGAGGCGGACGAGTTCACACGGCGTCTTGATGTCGGGCCGCAATGGGTCGTCGAACTCGATGGCGACATCGTAGGCACGGTTTCGGTCACGGTCGAGGAAGGCGATCTGTACGTGAAAACGATGGCCGTAGATCCGAGCGTTCAAGGCCGCGGAATCGCGCATTTGCTTATGAATGCGATTGACGAATACGCGCGGACGACGACGCATGACCGAATATTTTTGTACACGACATACTTTTCGGTCGGTGCAAAAGAGCTTTACGAAAAGCACGGCTACAATTGGGTCCGCGACACGCCGCCGGAAGAGTGGTACGGTGTTCCGGGCCTGGAAATGGAGAAAATACTTTAG
- the bshB1 gene encoding bacillithiol biosynthesis deacetylase BshB1, which produces MSQVDILAVFAHPDDLELYVGGTMLKMKHLGYRTGALDITQGEMGTRGTVDGRAAEAVEAANILGLDCRENLGLPDGHVFVGDDERVKLVRALRRLRPRLILTHQSGDTHPDHDHISTLVRESSRLVAMRNYDLETGDQKCPPPIIAHAVFSRRVVPSFIVDISEFLDRRMEAIKAHRSQFFDPNSTEPETMLTGESYLDDIYSRARYFGSLIGVHAGEPFFVHEALNVHDPVDLLSRTMNLYS; this is translated from the coding sequence ATGAGCCAAGTAGATATTCTCGCTGTATTTGCACACCCGGACGACCTGGAATTGTACGTCGGCGGAACGATGCTGAAGATGAAACACCTTGGCTATCGCACCGGAGCTTTGGACATAACACAAGGCGAAATGGGCACGCGCGGCACTGTCGACGGTCGTGCGGCCGAAGCCGTCGAGGCGGCAAATATCTTGGGTCTCGATTGTCGGGAAAATCTAGGATTGCCGGACGGTCATGTGTTCGTTGGCGATGACGAAAGAGTGAAGCTCGTAAGAGCGTTAAGGCGTCTTAGACCCAGGTTGATACTGACACATCAATCTGGCGACACGCATCCTGATCATGACCATATTTCGACGCTTGTTAGGGAATCGTCCCGGCTCGTCGCCATGCGGAATTACGATCTCGAGACCGGCGATCAAAAATGTCCGCCGCCGATAATTGCTCACGCTGTGTTCTCGAGGCGTGTTGTGCCGTCGTTTATCGTAGATATTTCAGAATTTCTCGATCGGCGAATGGAGGCGATCAAGGCACATCGGTCACAGTTCTTCGACCCGAATTCGACCGAACCTGAGACGATGCTGACCGGCGAAAGCTATCTCGACGATATTTATTCGCGGGCCCGGTACTTTGGGTCATTGATCGGCGTTCATGCCGGCGAGCCGTTCTTTGTTCACGAAGCTCTGAATGTGCATGATCCGGTCGATTTGTTATCGCGGACGATGAATCTCTATTCGTAG
- a CDS encoding RidA family protein, with protein MKTLQPENQPQPKGHYIPGIEHNGLIYVSGQLPMSLDTREPFTGAIEEQTELALRNVEAVLHAAGSDLDHVLQMTIYVSDMELWGAVNTAYARVMGDHRPARAIVPVRELHFGTQIEIQAIVAKKEI; from the coding sequence ATGAAAACGCTACAACCAGAAAATCAACCACAACCCAAAGGCCACTACATTCCGGGCATTGAGCACAACGGCTTGATCTATGTTTCGGGACAGCTGCCGATGTCGTTGGATACGCGTGAGCCTTTTACCGGTGCGATCGAAGAGCAGACGGAGTTGGCTTTGCGGAATGTCGAGGCGGTCTTGCATGCGGCGGGGAGCGATCTCGATCATGTTTTGCAGATGACGATCTATGTTTCGGATATGGAATTGTGGGGAGCGGTGAATACGGCCTATGCCCGTGTGATGGGCGACCATCGTCCGGCGAGAGCGATCGTGCCGGTCAGGGAACTACATTTTGGAACGCAGATCGAGATACAGGCGATCGTGGCGAAGAAGGAGATCTAG
- the lipB gene encoding lipoyl(octanoyl) transferase LipB → MHQRCLEVRRLGRVGYANSLELQKELETDVIARRDQDYLLLLEHPHTFTLGRRSKNDGVLATADMLRKLGVEVHEINRGGRVTYHGIGQIVGYPIISLSPDREDVHKYVRDLEEVLIRTMADFGIDAFRIEGLTGVHTIDGKVAAIGVHIKRWVTTHGFALNVNTDLSYYNWIIACEGEPVTSMDKLLGREVDMSEVEDKLVENFAAVFGYGENVEAKTQAVARVSVSG, encoded by the coding sequence ATGCATCAGCGATGTTTAGAGGTTCGTAGGCTTGGCCGCGTTGGCTACGCAAATTCACTTGAGCTGCAAAAGGAGCTTGAGACCGACGTCATCGCGCGCCGCGATCAGGATTATCTGCTGCTGTTGGAACATCCGCATACGTTTACGTTGGGGCGTCGTTCTAAGAATGACGGCGTGCTCGCCACCGCCGACATGTTGCGAAAGCTCGGCGTCGAGGTCCATGAGATCAATCGCGGCGGCCGCGTCACGTATCACGGCATTGGTCAGATCGTCGGTTATCCGATAATTTCGCTCTCGCCTGATCGCGAAGACGTACACAAATACGTCCGCGATCTCGAGGAGGTGTTGATCCGCACGATGGCGGATTTCGGTATAGACGCTTTCCGCATCGAAGGCCTGACGGGTGTCCACACCATCGACGGCAAGGTCGCCGCTATTGGCGTTCACATAAAACGCTGGGTCACGACGCACGGCTTTGCGCTGAACGTCAACACCGACCTCAGCTACTACAACTGGATCATCGCCTGCGAAGGCGAGCCGGTAACGTCGATGGACAAGCTGCTCGGGCGTGAGGTAGATATGAGCGAGGTCGAAGATAAACTCGTCGAAAATTTCGCGGCGGTTTTTGGATATGGTGAGAATGTCGAGGCGAAAACCCAAGCAGTAGCAAGGGTGTCAGTTTCGGGCTGA
- the sufB gene encoding Fe-S cluster assembly protein SufB, producing the protein MSTAAELLTNREYKYGFVTDIETETIARGLTEDTVRLISSKKNEPEWMLEFRLKAYRQWLKMTAPDNWANFDYPNIDFQNISYYSAPKQKPSKASLDEVDPELLKTFEKLGIPITEQKMLANVAVDAVFDSVSVATTYKKKLLEAGVIFCSFTEAVELYPDKIQKYLGSVVPVGDNYYAALNSAVFSDGSFVFIPKGVRCPMELSTYFRINTQEAGQFERTLIVAEEGGYVAYNEGCTAPQFDTNQLHAAVVELVALDDAEIKYSTVQNWYAGDENGKGGIYNFVTKRGACRGVRSKISWTQVETGSAITWKYPSVILQGDNSIGEFYSVALTNNAQIADTGTKMIHLGKNTKSTIISKGISAGKSNNSYRGLVKIMPKAEGARNYTQCDSMLIGGKSEANTFPYIEVMNATARVEHEATTSKISEDQLFYLQQRGIPQEDAVSLIINGFCKEVFRELPMEYAVEATKLLGLKLEGSVG; encoded by the coding sequence ATGTCAACAGCAGCAGAACTACTAACAAATCGGGAATACAAATACGGCTTTGTCACGGATATCGAGACCGAGACGATCGCACGCGGGTTGACTGAGGACACGGTGCGGCTGATCTCTTCGAAAAAGAATGAGCCTGAGTGGATGCTTGAATTTCGTCTGAAAGCCTACCGCCAATGGCTAAAAATGACCGCACCGGACAACTGGGCAAATTTTGATTACCCGAACATCGATTTTCAGAACATTTCGTACTATTCGGCCCCAAAGCAAAAGCCCTCGAAAGCGAGTTTGGACGAGGTCGATCCGGAATTGCTGAAGACATTCGAAAAACTCGGCATCCCGATCACCGAGCAGAAAATGCTGGCGAATGTGGCGGTCGATGCGGTGTTTGACTCAGTTTCGGTTGCGACGACTTACAAGAAAAAGCTGCTTGAGGCGGGCGTGATCTTTTGCTCGTTCACTGAGGCGGTCGAGCTTTATCCGGACAAGATCCAGAAATATTTGGGCTCGGTCGTTCCGGTTGGTGATAACTACTACGCGGCGTTGAATTCGGCAGTTTTCTCGGACGGCTCGTTCGTCTTCATCCCAAAAGGAGTTCGCTGCCCGATGGAGCTTTCTACCTATTTTCGCATCAACACGCAGGAAGCCGGGCAGTTCGAACGTACGCTAATTGTAGCGGAAGAAGGCGGCTATGTCGCCTATAACGAAGGCTGTACGGCTCCGCAGTTTGATACAAATCAGCTTCACGCGGCCGTCGTTGAGCTTGTGGCTTTGGACGACGCAGAGATCAAATATTCGACCGTTCAGAACTGGTACGCCGGCGACGAGAACGGAAAGGGCGGCATTTATAACTTTGTGACCAAGCGTGGTGCTTGTCGCGGCGTGAGATCGAAGATCTCATGGACGCAGGTCGAGACTGGCAGTGCGATCACCTGGAAATATCCGAGCGTGATATTGCAAGGCGACAATTCGATCGGCGAATTTTACTCGGTCGCCCTCACCAACAACGCCCAGATCGCCGACACCGGCACCAAGATGATCCACCTCGGCAAAAATACAAAATCGACGATCATCTCAAAAGGCATCTCGGCAGGAAAATCGAACAACTCGTACCGCGGCCTCGTCAAAATAATGCCGAAGGCTGAAGGAGCGCGTAACTACACTCAATGCGACTCAATGCTCATCGGCGGCAAATCCGAGGCGAACACTTTCCCATACATCGAGGTAATGAACGCCACTGCCCGCGTCGAGCACGAGGCCACAACTTCCAAGATCAGCGAGGACCAACTCTTCTATCTCCAACAACGCGGCATCCCGCAGGAAGACGCCGTCTCGCTCATCATTAACGGATTTTGCAAGGAAGTTTTCCGCGAGCTGCCGATGGAATACGCGGTCGAGGCGACGAAGTTGTTGGGATTGAAGCTTGAGGGATCGGTCGGATAG
- a CDS encoding PhzF family phenazine biosynthesis protein, with amino-acid sequence MKLDIFQVDAFTDKAFGGNPAAVVPLDAWLSDEVMLAIAAENNLAETAFFVQNGDRYEIRWFTPKVEVDLCGHATLASAYVIFECLKRESESIDFHSHRSDSLGVTKEGGKMVLDFPAYPVSEIEQSDELAGAIGAIPSKVYETQGNMVMMRLESESQIRELSPDFNALLGIDYDEFIVTAPGDDCDFVSRMFAPRIGINEDPVTGAIHCSLIPYWADQLGKNEMFARQVSERGGELFCELQGDRVKIGGEAVLYLKGEIYVGAEDEKSITA; translated from the coding sequence ATGAAATTGGATATCTTTCAGGTTGATGCGTTTACAGACAAGGCTTTTGGCGGTAATCCGGCGGCGGTCGTGCCGCTTGACGCATGGCTTTCGGACGAGGTGATGCTCGCTATCGCGGCGGAGAACAATCTCGCTGAAACGGCGTTCTTTGTCCAAAACGGCGATCGGTATGAGATTCGCTGGTTTACGCCGAAGGTTGAGGTCGACCTGTGCGGCCACGCAACGCTGGCGTCCGCGTATGTGATATTTGAATGTTTGAAACGCGAGAGCGAGTCGATCGATTTTCACTCTCATCGCAGCGATTCGCTGGGCGTGACGAAAGAGGGCGGCAAAATGGTTCTCGATTTTCCGGCATATCCGGTGTCCGAGATCGAGCAATCTGACGAACTCGCCGGTGCTATCGGCGCGATCCCGTCCAAGGTCTACGAGACGCAAGGCAACATGGTTATGATGCGTCTCGAAAGCGAATCGCAGATCCGCGAGCTTTCACCGGATTTTAACGCTTTGCTAGGCATTGATTATGACGAGTTTATCGTAACGGCACCGGGCGACGACTGCGATTTTGTTTCGCGTATGTTCGCCCCGCGTATCGGCATTAACGAGGATCCGGTTACGGGTGCGATCCATTGTTCGTTGATTCCGTATTGGGCGGATCAATTAGGCAAGAATGAGATGTTCGCCCGTCAGGTCTCGGAACGCGGAGGTGAATTATTTTGTGAGCTGCAGGGCGACCGAGTTAAGATCGGCGGCGAAGCTGTTCTTTATCTGAAAGGTGAGATATATGTCGGTGCCGAAGACGAAAAAAGCATCACTGCCTGA